A segment of the Allosaccharopolyspora coralli genome:
CAGTAGAGGGTTCTCCCGGCCGGACGGGACAGTTCGTCGTGTCGTGTCAGCCGACGGTGGTCAGCCGGTTCTGGACGAGGTCGCTCTGGATGTAGACGTCTTTGAGGACGCGCAGCGACTTCATTGCTTCGCGCGGACTGATCCAGAACGACTCCTCATCGCCCAGCCGGGCGTAGAAGTCCCGGATGAGAACCTCGTGCGAGACGCCCCAGTAGGCGCGTCCGGTCGACGAGGCCCGGCGTTCCTTGACCGTCTCCACACGACCGTCGGCGTACGTGGTGGTGAGATCTCCCCGAATCGAGAGGGTGCCCCGCTCGGCGGTGATCTCGATCGTGACGGGAGCGTGCACCACGTTGGCGAGTGAGCCGTAGACGACGCTGCGAGACCCGCCTTCGTGGGCCAGCAGCATCTCGGCAGTGTCTTCGACCTCGATGAGGTCGCCGTACAGGCGTGTGGAGGCGTTGCCCTTGACGTCGACGACACCGCCGACGAGCCACTGCACCAGGTCGAGGGTGTGGATGACCTGGTTGATGAGCAGCCCACCGCCGGCGGTCTCCCACTTCCCCCGCCACGGTTTGCGCCGGTAGTAGTCGGGGGTGCGGGTCCACATCACCGTGGCGCTCGCGCCGAGCACGGCGCCCACCTCGCCGGAGTCGAGCAGCTGGCGGGCGGCCTGCGAGGTGGCGTTGTAGCGGTTCTGGAAGCACACACCGATGCGGGTGTCGGTGCGCTCAGCGGCCTCGACGAGACGCTCGGCCTCGCCGACGGTGTGCGCGAGCGGCTTCTCGACGAGCACGTGCACACCGGCGTCGAGGAGGTCCAGTGCCACGGGCACGTGCTGGTGGTGCGGGGTACAGACGTGGGCGACGTCGGGGCGGAGCTGCGACAGGAGGGTGCGGTGGTCGCCGAACCCGGGGACGCCGTACCGCTCGACGGCCGCCGCGAGAGCTGCCGGGTCGGTGTCGCACACGGCGATGAGTTCGCTGTCCTCCACCGCTCGGATGGCCGCGGCGTGGACACCCGAGACGTCACCGCATCCAATGATCGCTGCTGTCGTCACCGGTACTCCATCCCCTCGGACTTCAGGAGGTCGGTGAACGCCTGCCATGCCTCGGTGAACAGGTCCGGGCCGGAGAAGCCTCCGAGGCTGTGCGCCTTCGACAGGTGCGGTTCGAGTGAGAAATACCCGTCGAAACCGTCCCGGTGCAGCGCGCGGACGGTTTCCGCGATCTCGCCGTCACCACGGCCTGCGGCACACACCTCGCCGTCGGCCAGGTGGGCGTCCTTGATCTGGACGTATTCGAGGTGCGGACGAATGCTCGCGTAGCCCTCGGTGAAGGGCCGCACGCCTACCTGGACGAAGTTGGCGGCGTCCCACGCCGCGCGGAGGTTCGGTGACCCGACCGAGTCGAGGATGTCGACGCACCGGCGCGGGACGTCGCCGTAGATCTCCTTCTCGTTCTCGTGCAACAGGATCACCCCGCCCTCCTCCGCCACGTCGGCCACGGCGCGCATCCGGCGCAGCACCTCGTCGCGGTGGTCGTCCGGGTCGTCGCCGGGCCGGATGAAGAAGGAGAAGACACGGATGTACGGGGCGCCGAAGTGATGGGCGACGTCGACAGCGTGGCGGGCGCGGTCGAGGTGGACTGCGAAGTCCTCGTCGACGAAGATCTTCCCGATCGGGGACCCGATACTCGACACCGCCAGGCCGTGAGCGTCGAGGATCTCCTTCGCCCGGGAGAGCTGCTCGGCGTCCAGGTCGAGCACAGTGGTCTCCCATGCGCTGCGGAACTCGACGGAGGACATCCCGAGCTTCTCGACGAGGGCAGCCTGCTCGTCGAGGTCGGGGGAGATCTCGTCGGAGAATCCCGACAGTGTCCACATAGGGGTGCTCCTCACTCGGCCAGATCGACGGATCGTTCCGCCACCATGAGCGGTGAGCGACCGGTCGGACCATCGGTTGCCGTTTGTTGCCGCACCTGTGACAGCCGCGCCGGGTGCGGCAACATCTGGCAACCCGTGGTCGACCTCGAGACGCGCCCGCACAGTGAACAGCGCAACGGTGCCGCACGGCGGGCCCGTCCGCCCGTCCACGATGCGAAGGAGAACCGCCCATGTCCGGAAAGGTCAGGCTCGGGATCATCGGGTTCGGGGCCCAGGGGTCCATGTACGCCAAGTTCATCAAGGACGGCATGGTCCCGAACATGGAGATCGGCGCCATCGCCGAGATCGACTCCGAGACGCGGGCGGCGGCCACCGCGGAGTACGGCGTGCCCGTGCACGAGGACTACCAGTCCCTGCTGGCGAGCGGCGACGTGGATGCGGTCGTGACGACGGTGCCGCACTACCTGCACCCGGAGATCGGGATCGCCGCGCTGAACAGGGGCGTGCACGCGTTGGTGGAGAAACCGGCTGGGGTCTACACCAAGCAGGTCACCGAGCTCAACGAGTTCGCCGCCCAGCACCCCGAGCTGACGTTCGCGATCATGTTCAATCAGCGCAACAATCCGCTGTACCAGCGGATCAAACAGATCGTGGACGCCGGCGAGATCGGCAGGATCCGCCGGACGAACTGGATCATCACCACCTGGTGGCGTCCGCAGGGCTACTACGAGCAGTCCGCGTGGCGGGCCACCTGGGGCGGTGAGGGTGGCGGCGTGCTGGTCAACCAGGCGCCGCACCAGCTCGACCTGTGGCAGTGGATCTGCGGCGTCCCGAAGTCGGTCTACTCCAAAGTGGCGTACGGCTTTCGCCGGGACATCGCCGTGGAGGACGAGGTCACCGCCGTCGTCGACTACGGCGACGGCGCCACCGGCACGTTCGTCACCGCGGTCCACGACCTGACGGGAACCGACCGGCTGGAGATTCTGGGCGATGCGGGCAAGATCGTCGTCGACGGCTCCAAGTCCGCCACGGTCACCCGCTTGGTGAAGGACGAGCGGGAACTCTCGGACGGCATGGGCATGAGCGACGTGCGCAAGCTGTTCAAGGGCGAGATGGATCCGACCGCGCTCTACTCACAGGAGGTCGTCGAGTTCGACTCGGTCTGGGGTGCGCAGCATTCGGGCGTGCTCGAGAACTTCGCGGCGAACATCCTCGACGGCACCCCGCTGCTGGCGCCGGGCAGCGACGGCGTCAACGGCGTGCGGCTGGCCAACGCGATTCACTTGTCCAGCTGGCTCGGCCACGAGGTCCCGCTCGACTTCGACGAGAACGTCTACCTGGCCGAACTCAACAAGCGGATCCGCTCCGAGGGGACGTTTCCCGAGCGTGAGGCGATGCCCGGCGCCCGCTGACGTCGGTCACGACGCCCCGGCATCGCCCCACGCGGGCGGCGCCGGGGAATCGTGCGCGCGGACACCGAATCGGAACGAGGGAGTTCCGTTGGCACGTCGCGCGGCGCATGACGGCAAATGCGCGAAAGTCCTTTGAGGGCAACAAATGGCAACCGCTTCTCTCGCGACGTGGCACCTGTCACACATGATGACGCCCCGATTCGACTGAGGGGCGGCACCCGCCGGCACCGTTTCGTCCGTTCCCACACACCGGCGGCCGCGCAATGCAGAGCGGTGAAAGGGAAACCCCCATGAGCACGAACCACTTCGCGGATTCAGATTCCGGCACGACAAGCACCGGCAACGTCACGGTGGCCCCCGACGACGACAGCACCGCACCTCCCAAGGGCCGCGGCAAGGCAGTCGGGACGCTCGCGGTGGCGTACTCGGTCGACAACACCGAGAACAGTCTGATCAACACCTTTTTTCCGCTGATCCGCGACGCCTTCGGGCTCAGCCTCGGCGCCCTGGGAATTCTGGCCAGCCTCTCGCGCTTCGCCCGCATGATCGCCGGGCCTGCATGGGCCATGGCCGCCGACCGATTCGGTCGCAAGAAGGTGCTTTTCCTCGTCACCGGACTCTGGGGACTGTGGACCGCATCGGCCGGTCTCGCGCAGAACTTCACGATGCTGCTGGTCCTCTACGGCATCGGCGTCCTCGGCACCGTCGCTTCCGAGCCGATCATCTACGGCCTGCTCGGTGATCTCTTCCGGGACGAGCAACGTGGCCGTGCCTTCGGCACCGTCCGCGGTGTGGGAGCGCTCATCGCCATGGGCCTGGGGCCGGCGATCGCACTGTTCGCCAACGACCCCAACGGATGGCGTTACGGCATGTTCGTCATGGGCGGTCTGAGTGTGCTGTCCGGCTTCGGCATTCTGGCGTTCGTCCAGGAGCCGGAGCGCACCACCGCTGTCTCCGACGATCCGGATGTCGGTCGGTTCCGGATCGGGGATGCCGTCAAGCTGTTCAAGATCCCCACGATCGCCCTGCTCGCGGGAATGCTCCCGCTCGTGACCAGCCTCGTGCTGTACACGTTTCTCGTCACCTTCTTCGTCGACGCCCGTGGTTGGGAAGTCCCGTCCGCTGCGCTGCTGTTCGCCGTGTTCTCCGGCGGTATGGCGCTGTCCTCCATCGTCGGCGGATTCCTCGGCGACTGGTTCGTCCGGTGCTTCGGGCTCAAGGGCCGCGTCATGCTCATGCAGCTCTACCTGGTCGCAGCCGCCGTGGCCTCTGTCGTGGCACTGCAGATCGACTGGGGCCAAGGCTTGGTCGCCTACGTCGTGATGTTCCTCTTCGGCCTTGTCATGTCGATCGGTTTCTCCGCCTGCGTGTTCCCGATGGTCTCCACCGTGGCACCCAAGCAGCTTTCCGCCACGGCATTCGGCGTGCTGTTCTCGCTGATTCAGGGCGGACTGGCCGGTCTGATGACGCTGGCGATGGGCTACCTCGGCGAGGCGCTCGGTCTGACCCAGGTGATGTTCTACTTCGTGACCGTGCCCTACCTGCTCAACGCGGTGTACTGGTTCGTCTTCTACCGGACCTACCCCCAGGACGCCGCCAAACAGGACGAGCGCACGGCCGCCATCGACACGGGCACGTTCTGACCGACCTGTCGGCAGCACACGACGTCGCCGATCTGCATTCGGCCTGCTCGGCACACGGGGCTCAGCCGCTGCCCAGCCACCGTCCGGGAGTCCGGCACACCAACGGCCGGACCGCCGGACGGTGGATCCATCAACGCCGACCCCTGTCGTCCTCGGCGACGCTGGTCTCGTCGGACGCGTTGCCGGGCCCGTCGCGTTCAGCTCGGCGGATCCGTGCGATTTTCCATAGCACCACCACGAGAGCGGTGACCATGAGCACCAGCAGAACGGCGGTGTTCGACACTTCCGCGACGATCTGCTGCAGCCACGCCTGCATCGCGAACTGGCTGTCGACGTCACCGAGGCCACCCAGGTTCGCAGTCCCCTCGGTGAGCACGAACATCAGTCCGATCGCGACGAACACAAGGCCGGAGACGAGGTTGGTGGTGTGCAGGCGCAGCGGCCCGATGGCGACCTCCCGCCCGCGCAGCCACGCCCGTTTGCCGAGCTGGAACCGTTCCCAGAGCAGGGCCAGCAGGAACAGCGGAAAGGCCATCCCGAACGCGAACAGGGCGAGCAGGATCGCGCCGTAGAGCGGCTCGCCTCCGGCGGCCGACACGGTGAGCACGCTGCCGAGCAGCGGTCCGGCGCAGAACCCGGCCAACCCGTAGACCGTGCCGAGTGCGTACACCGACAGGCCGGAAGAGATCCGAATGCGGCCGGTCATCCGCTGCGCCGCGGCGAATCCGAAGCCCTTGCCGGAGATCTGCAGTAGCCCCAGGCCGATCAGCACCGCGCCGCTGACCAGGGTCACCGTTGTGCGGTGTTGGGTCAGCAGCGCGCCGAAGAGCCCGGCCGCGGCCCCGAGCGGGACCAGCGTGCTCGCCAGTCCGAGGTAGAAGACGGCGGTGCGGGCGACCAGCTTGCCGAGACCGTCGAAGGCGTAGGCGAAAAAGGACGGCAGCAGCATCGCCGCGCACGGGCTGAGCAGGGTCAGTAGTCCGCCGAGGAATGCGCCGAGCAGTCCGATCTCGTTCATTGCGCCGCGGCCTTGGCCTGCTCGATGGCGTTGACGAACTGGTCGAGTGGCTGGGCTCCGAGAATCGGATCGCCGTTGACCAGGAACGTCGGTGTGCTCGACACGCCGATCTGCGAGCCTTCCGTCGCGTCCGTGCGGATGGCCGACATCGTGGCGGGATTGTTCATGTCGGCCTCGAACTCGGCGAGGTCGGTGATCCCGACCTGCTGCGCGTAGTCGACGAGTTTCTCGCGCGGCAGCGACGGGTGCCCGCGTTCCGGCGCGTCTTGGTGGATCGCACCGAGGTAGTCCCAGAACTTGCCTTGCGCCGCCGCCGCGCGCCCGGCCTTGGCGGCTTCGAGCGACTCCTCGCCGAAGATCGGGAAGTCTCGCCACTCGATACGCAGGACCCCGGCGTCCACATAGCGTTGGATCAGTTCGGGCTCGATGTCGCGGGAGAACTTCGCGCAGTACGGGCACCGGAAGTCGGAGTAATTGAGCATGACGACCGGGGCGTCCGGCTTCCCGAGCGCCATCGGGTCGTCGGGCACGCGACGCGCCAGCTGCGCCAGCGGGTTCTCCTGCTGCGTCTCGGCCTGCTGCTGCGCCGCCTGGTTCGACCCGCCCTGTGCGGCCATCATGTATCCCAGCAGGAACACGACCGCGACGACGAGCACTCCCGCCATCACACTCAGCCATTTCTTCTGCACGCCCGTGCCGTCCACCGGTCACCACTCCTTCGCTCGGCCGCCACGAGCGTAACTACTACGATGCATAGTAGTCGACTGGGGCCCGAGAAGGTTGGTGAGATCTAGCCTGGGTAGCGCACCGGCCACCGGCGCGGGCGGTTCGCGCATGTGCAGGGACCGAGAATCGGGGCGGATCAGGTCTGCGAGGGCACGGTCACAGAACCTTGAGGGCGAAGCAGTACAGCAGAACCAAGCATGCTGCGGCACCGACCGCGACGATCGCAGGCGTGGCGGAAGCGAGTACGGCGGCCACGTATCTCGCCCGGTGCCGACCGAACGCAGGCGCGGCCTGCAGCCAGTGCAGCCGCAGCCGCACCGACTCCCGCGACATCGCCAGCGAGGTGGCCGGCGTCGCCTCACCGGTCACCGCGCACAGCGCCGCGCACACCGACCCCGCACCACAGTGCCGGGCTGCCCTGGCGTCCGCGGCGAGCTCGACGAGCAGCCGCACCGCAGGGGACGCGGCCCGAAACAGTGGCACAAACGGCAACGCCTTGGCGAGCGCCGTCACGAACAGGACCAGACCGTGGTGCCGTCCGGACAGGTGGGCGCGTTCGTGCGCGAGAACCGCGTCACGGACCTCGCCGTCGAGACGATCCACCCCGGTGGTCGCCACGATCGCGCCGCGTCGGCCGCCCATGCTGTAGGCCACCGGCACCGCCTGGTCCAGCCACAACACCGCCGAGTCCGGGTCCGCACGGGACAGCAGCCGCACCGAGGTCAGGTGGCGACGGCGTGTCGCAACGTCTTTCCGCACGAGCCCGACCGTCACGGTCAGCACCCGCAGCGCCGCCCCCGCCACGAGCGCCGCGCCGCACAACCGGGCGAGATACTCCCACGCCGCCGTGTCACCGTGCACCACGTTGATGCAGCTCTGCGCCATGCCGATGAGACCGTCGACGGACTCGTTGTGCGGGACCAGCAGCAACGACGCACCGGCGACCGCGGCCCCGATCGCCACCAACGGAGACGCAACCCATCCGGCCAGCGCGATACCGGGACGCACCCGTGGGTGCAGCAACGCCCGCAGATACACGGGACCGAACACGGCGACCACCATCGCTCCGACCAGCAACCCGATCGCGATCGTCATGGCGTTTCGTGTCCGTTCTCGAGAGCTCGCCGGAGAAGCTCCGACTCACGTTCGGACACCGAGGCGGCGAAGTGCAGCAGGACGGACTCGGCATCGCCGGACGAGTCGAGCACCTCGCGAAGCACGTGCGCCCCCGCCTCTTCCCGCGAGCGCACGGGCCAGTAACTGTAGGCACGTCCGGTGCGAGTGCGCCGCACCCAGCCCTTGTCGTGCAGGTGGTCGAGCACCGTCATGATCGTGGTGTAGGCGAACGCCCGCTCGCCGGCGAGTCGACCGAGCACGTCACGCACGCGGAGCTGCTCGTCAGCCGCCCACAGGACGTCCATCACCTTGAGTTCCAGCTCACCGAGCCCGAGCATCACACCTCCACCGCCCGCCAGCGTAGAAGAGAGTGCGCGGAGTGATCTGCGTTGGTGGTTCCGTGGATCTCGCCGAGGTGTTTCGGGAGCACCGGGGAGCAAACCTTCCGAGGGCCACACTCGCGGCACGAAGGCTGATGCCGGTGTGTGCGGTTCGCAGCGGATCACGCACCATCAGTGCCCCGCACTCCCCCGGAGTCAAGAACCGAAACGGAGCTGTTCGGGACGGGACAACTTTCGGCGTTGCGCAAGCGGCTCCGCAGCGCGAGACCGAGTAGCACCAACGACAGCACCGCGAGCACCGGCTGCAGCGGCTGGAACCAGGTCACCGCCCCACTCGCGCCCAGCGCCAGCACCACGAGCATGTTGCAAGTCGGACACCCGACCGCGAACCAGGCGAGCAAGACTGCCCCCAGAGTGGGCCGATGCTGCGCCGAGTCGGACCGCTTCACCTGCCCCCGCGGTGTCACGTACGTGCCGACGATCAACCCGAGCAGCACCGCCGAAGTGATCCACACCAGGTAGGCCCACCACGGGGTCGGGATCATCCGGACGAACACCGGATTGTCGATGATCGCGGTCGCCATCCCCATCAGCAGAGCCGTGCCGATCGCCGCCACGCCCGCTGCGCCCCACTGCCGCACCGTCCATGCGCGCACCACGCACCGCCCTTCTTCGCCCAGCAGACGCCGAAACAGCGTCCCGAAGCAGTTATATACTACGCGCTTTAGTAGTCATCATCGAGTCACGCCCGGACAGGGCTTGGGCGTGCGTGCATTACCTCGCCGACGCGGGTCCGGATGGCGCGTCGCGGCGCCGGGACAGGTGCGCGAGGTGGTGGGAGGTCGCCATCGAAATCCACTTGCTGGACGTGCCGACAGCAGGTGTCGGCGACGAACGGCAGTTGTGGATGTATCGGTCGCCCCAGGAGAAGTCGGCACCAGCGAACTCGGGGTGGTGTACGAGCTCATCCGCAACCTCGAGGAAGTGCTGCTCGGCCGCGCCGATCGGCGGTCTTCCACCTCGTCCTCGTCCCAGGATCCTGCGGGCGATGGACAACGTCCCGTCCGGGATCGTGTAGTGGAGGTACGGGTTCGGCCAGCCGTACCCCTTCGTGTCGGGTGGCGGCTCCGGGTGCACGACACCATAGTCCCCGTACCCGAGCTCGCGATCACAACCGTCGTTGACAGCTCGCCACAGGTGCACCTCAGGCCGTTCCCGTACGTGCGTCTCGTAGTTGACCCGCGTCGGCGGAGTCGATCCCGACAACACGCTGCCGGAGGCGAGTTCGTGGTGCTCGCCCACGGTGAGCGCCACGTCCACCAACTCCCCGACACGTCGCCCGTCGACATGGTCGACGAAACCTTCGTCGAGGACCAGGTGCACGTCTTGAGTACTGATGCGCAGGACGCTGGCGATTCGCTCAAGCTGACCGGTCAGGTGCCGCGCACGTTGCCTTGACGCCCTGCGGAACCGCACGGCGACGCGCCGCGGCTTGTGTTCGAGAAGCATCCGGACCCTGAACAACTCCCGCTCATCAGCCGCCGCGGCAACAACCGGGATGACAGTCGCACCGTCCGCCGCGGAGAAGATCTCGTTCTCGAGTTCCGCCTCGATCCTCTCCTCGAAGTGCTCCAGCGGTCCACGCGGAAGCTCGCCGAGTGAACTCGACGCACTCAGCCACGTCGTGTCGAGCTAGAGGGATCGCCCCGCACGAACAGCCTGAACCCCTGCCTGCACGACCTTCGCTGCTGTCGACCCCCCGGCTCTTGCACTGTTGAGTAGCTCAATCATCACGACAACATCGCCACCGGTGAACGGCGTGTTGAGCACGGCGTTCAACTCACCCAGCTTGCTCTTCACTGCCACGAGCGGCTGCGTCGCCGTCTCCCTCACCACCGAGCCCCCTCCAGCCGACCGCATTGGACGACATCATCGAGTGACGAGCGCTCCATCCGGGCGACGAGTCGGACCCGATCCCCGGGGGCACGCGCAACTTCTGGAGATTCCCAGCCCCGGAGCCGCATGATCCAGCAGCCGAACGGGTGTCCTTCGAGGACGGCCCGAACAACCCTGTTTCGTTCTCTCTCACTCCAGGGGTCAAGCCGCTATCGGGAGGACACGACGCGGTCTGGTCGATGGATGGTGTCCACGGCGGGTCACCATCCATCGACCGGCTCACCGATCTCCCATCCCGCTTTCGTCCATTCACTGCGACGTGGGAGTGGGACCCGTTTCACACCCGGAAGAATCTCCGCGATCGGCGTGACGTGGGCGGGCTGCTCGCTGATCCGGAGCGCATCAGCCGTCCTCGGCTGCCCAGCCGAGAATGCCGACGACGCGAAGCACCAGGAGACGGGTGAAGGGCTGATCACGGTACTGGGAGTTCCAGGGGACCCGCGAGCAAGTACTCGACGACCTCGCTGGTCTGCGCGCGCAGGGCGTGACCGAGGTCTTCTTGGACCTGAACTTCTCGCACCAAGTGGTTTCCCACAACGTCGGCGTGGCCCTCACGTACGCCGAGCGCGTGCTCGACGCGTTCGCCCCCACTCACACGCCTGGTGGTGTGTCCGCGTAGGGCGTGACCGTGGTGCTCGCGATGCGGGCCGGCCCACCCGAGCATTCGCGTCGACTGACGGCAGAAACACACCATCGCCGTCAGGGCACCTGCCAAACCGTGGTCGTGCCCGGTCCTCGCCTTTGGCAGGATGTTCGTTCGTGAGAGCGGTCGAGGCAACCGGTGGTGAGGGCGAACCCGTTTGGGAGCGCTACCTCGAGCCGTTCGTGCTCGTCGCGGCGGTGGCGTCGGTACCCGCTGTGTTCCTCGCTACGTTCGACGGCCCTTTCGCCGTCGTGGGCGTGGTACTGAACTGGCTGTCGATGATCGTGTTGACCGCGGAGTCAGCACTGCTGTTGTGGTCCAGTGCAGACAGGATGCGTTGGCTGCGGTCCCACTGGTGGCTGGTGGTCATCACGGTGGTGACGATCCCGGCGGTGATCTTCGCCATCGGCCCGGTGCAGGTACTGCGGCTGGTGCGCGTCGTCGCGGCGATTCAGCTGGTCCGGGTGACACGACTGGTCACGGTGGCGCGTGTGCTGCGCCGCCGACTACATCTCTACGGTCCGCGGTGGCACGCGGTTCGAGCCGGTTTGCTGTTGCTGGCGGTCGTGTTCCTGTCCGTGCTGCTCTCGGACCCGACCAGCACGAGTCGGAGGTTGCTCGGGTCGGCGATCGAGTCGATCGGTCCAGTCACCGTCGCGACGATCGGCCTCATCACCGTGCTGGTTCCCGTGATGACCTGGCTGCTGGTGCGCACGCTCCAGCGCCGTACGGACTACCGTTGCCCACGCCACGAGCACGGCCCAGCGGATGACGTTCCCCTCGAGGGCACGGATGAGCGGAAGTAGACGGCACGCCCGTCGCCGACCTCGCTGTCCCGCCTGCACCCGAGGCTCCGGCGCCTCGCCGGGGTATCCCCATCCGTCTCGTCTGAACAAGCCCTTCCATTCCGCAGCGCAGCATGATCACCATGGGCACTGCTGCCACAGTGCTGGCAGTGGATTTCCCAGACGTAGAGCGCGCTCGGCCACCGCCCAGCCCCGGCATGCCATGAGCGGCAACAGCAATCCGCTGGTTCACAGCACGAGGGCAGTCACGAGAGCACGGGTCGGCGCACCTCGCGGCAGTACGCCGGACGGCCATGTGCTCGACCACGGCAACCGCATCCGGATCGGGCTGTCCCGCCGCGTCACCCGGGCACTCACCGGCATCTGTGTCGGTGAGTGATCCAGTGCCGGATCACCTGCGGGTTGAACGGGCCGCGGGTTGCGGATAAGGCGTACTGTCGGCTCGCATGATCAGCATGATCGCGGGTAGGAACATGCTGCGCACTCACGCCCGAAGGCACTGGTGCTCCAAACGCTGCGGGGACCGCGTACGCGCCGCGCGCTCATACGCCCGCCGCAACCACGAGGGCTCCTGACGCGGACCGTCAGCGCTCGGCCGCGGCGACACGGCCTCTCGGCGTCGCCGCTGCCGTCGTGACGCCGAGACCGTTCGTCAGTCGGTGCTGGTCGGTGGGGTGCCGTACTCCTCGTCGGTGACGTGTCGGCCCCAGGTCACGGGCTTGCCTGACTCGTCGGTCTGTTGGATGGCGATGTGGACCATGAACCGGTTCGGTGCTGCGCCGTGCCAGTGGTGTTCCTCGGGCTCGAAGAACACGCGGTCGCCGGGGCGGATGATCTCGACCGGGCCGCCCTCCCGCTGACACAGACCCATGCCTTCGGTGACGAAGATCGTCTGCCCGTGTGGGTGGGTGTGCCAGGCGGTGCGTGCGCCGGGGCTGAAGTGCACGGCAGCGGCGGCGAAGGTCGAAGTACCGGCGGGAGCGGCGACCGCATCGATGTAGACATCGCCGGTGAAGTAGTCGGCGGGGCCCTTCTGAGTGTCGGTGCTGCTGCTTCGGGTGATCTGCATGAGGTACTCCCCTTTCGTCTGCCTGGACACCGGCCGGGCCGAGCGGGACCTCGCGGGCGTTGGCTGGGTAGGTCGCTCGCGTGTCAGTTGAGGGTCTTGAGTGTGGCGATGTCCTCGTCGGTGCGGTTGCCGTGGATCTCGATCGTGGAGAGTTCGGAC
Coding sequences within it:
- a CDS encoding Gfo/Idh/MocA family protein is translated as MTTAAIIGCGDVSGVHAAAIRAVEDSELIAVCDTDPAALAAAVERYGVPGFGDHRTLLSQLRPDVAHVCTPHHQHVPVALDLLDAGVHVLVEKPLAHTVGEAERLVEAAERTDTRIGVCFQNRYNATSQAARQLLDSGEVGAVLGASATVMWTRTPDYYRRKPWRGKWETAGGGLLINQVIHTLDLVQWLVGGVVDVKGNASTRLYGDLIEVEDTAEMLLAHEGGSRSVVYGSLANVVHAPVTIEITAERGTLSIRGDLTTTYADGRVETVKERRASSTGRAYWGVSHEVLIRDFYARLGDEESFWISPREAMKSLRVLKDVYIQSDLVQNRLTTVG
- a CDS encoding sugar phosphate isomerase/epimerase family protein, which gives rise to MWTLSGFSDEISPDLDEQAALVEKLGMSSVEFRSAWETTVLDLDAEQLSRAKEILDAHGLAVSSIGSPIGKIFVDEDFAVHLDRARHAVDVAHHFGAPYIRVFSFFIRPGDDPDDHRDEVLRRMRAVADVAEEGGVILLHENEKEIYGDVPRRCVDILDSVGSPNLRAAWDAANFVQVGVRPFTEGYASIRPHLEYVQIKDAHLADGEVCAAGRGDGEIAETVRALHRDGFDGYFSLEPHLSKAHSLGGFSGPDLFTEAWQAFTDLLKSEGMEYR
- a CDS encoding Gfo/Idh/MocA family protein, producing MSGKVRLGIIGFGAQGSMYAKFIKDGMVPNMEIGAIAEIDSETRAAATAEYGVPVHEDYQSLLASGDVDAVVTTVPHYLHPEIGIAALNRGVHALVEKPAGVYTKQVTELNEFAAQHPELTFAIMFNQRNNPLYQRIKQIVDAGEIGRIRRTNWIITTWWRPQGYYEQSAWRATWGGEGGGVLVNQAPHQLDLWQWICGVPKSVYSKVAYGFRRDIAVEDEVTAVVDYGDGATGTFVTAVHDLTGTDRLEILGDAGKIVVDGSKSATVTRLVKDERELSDGMGMSDVRKLFKGEMDPTALYSQEVVEFDSVWGAQHSGVLENFAANILDGTPLLAPGSDGVNGVRLANAIHLSSWLGHEVPLDFDENVYLAELNKRIRSEGTFPEREAMPGAR
- a CDS encoding MFS transporter codes for the protein MSTNHFADSDSGTTSTGNVTVAPDDDSTAPPKGRGKAVGTLAVAYSVDNTENSLINTFFPLIRDAFGLSLGALGILASLSRFARMIAGPAWAMAADRFGRKKVLFLVTGLWGLWTASAGLAQNFTMLLVLYGIGVLGTVASEPIIYGLLGDLFRDEQRGRAFGTVRGVGALIAMGLGPAIALFANDPNGWRYGMFVMGGLSVLSGFGILAFVQEPERTTAVSDDPDVGRFRIGDAVKLFKIPTIALLAGMLPLVTSLVLYTFLVTFFVDARGWEVPSAALLFAVFSGGMALSSIVGGFLGDWFVRCFGLKGRVMLMQLYLVAAAVASVVALQIDWGQGLVAYVVMFLFGLVMSIGFSACVFPMVSTVAPKQLSATAFGVLFSLIQGGLAGLMTLAMGYLGEALGLTQVMFYFVTVPYLLNAVYWFVFYRTYPQDAAKQDERTAAIDTGTF
- a CDS encoding cytochrome c biogenesis CcdA family protein, with the protein product MNEIGLLGAFLGGLLTLLSPCAAMLLPSFFAYAFDGLGKLVARTAVFYLGLASTLVPLGAAAGLFGALLTQHRTTVTLVSGAVLIGLGLLQISGKGFGFAAAQRMTGRIRISSGLSVYALGTVYGLAGFCAGPLLGSVLTVSAAGGEPLYGAILLALFAFGMAFPLFLLALLWERFQLGKRAWLRGREVAIGPLRLHTTNLVSGLVFVAIGLMFVLTEGTANLGGLGDVDSQFAMQAWLQQIVAEVSNTAVLLVLMVTALVVVLWKIARIRRAERDGPGNASDETSVAEDDRGRR
- a CDS encoding DsbA family protein; its protein translation is MDGTGVQKKWLSVMAGVLVVAVVFLLGYMMAAQGGSNQAAQQQAETQQENPLAQLARRVPDDPMALGKPDAPVVMLNYSDFRCPYCAKFSRDIEPELIQRYVDAGVLRIEWRDFPIFGEESLEAAKAGRAAAAQGKFWDYLGAIHQDAPERGHPSLPREKLVDYAQQVGITDLAEFEADMNNPATMSAIRTDATEGSQIGVSSTPTFLVNGDPILGAQPLDQFVNAIEQAKAAAQ
- a CDS encoding M56 family metallopeptidase; its protein translation is MTIAIGLLVGAMVVAVFGPVYLRALLHPRVRPGIALAGWVASPLVAIGAAVAGASLLLVPHNESVDGLIGMAQSCINVVHGDTAAWEYLARLCGAALVAGAALRVLTVTVGLVRKDVATRRRHLTSVRLLSRADPDSAVLWLDQAVPVAYSMGGRRGAIVATTGVDRLDGEVRDAVLAHERAHLSGRHHGLVLFVTALAKALPFVPLFRAASPAVRLLVELAADARAARHCGAGSVCAALCAVTGEATPATSLAMSRESVRLRLHWLQAAPAFGRHRARYVAAVLASATPAIVAVGAAACLVLLYCFALKVL
- a CDS encoding BlaI/MecI/CopY family transcriptional regulator produces the protein MLGLGELELKVMDVLWAADEQLRVRDVLGRLAGERAFAYTTIMTVLDHLHDKGWVRRTRTGRAYSYWPVRSREEAGAHVLREVLDSSGDAESVLLHFAASVSERESELLRRALENGHETP
- a CDS encoding beta family protein; this encodes MSASSSLGELPRGPLEHFEERIEAELENEIFSAADGATVIPVVAAAADERELFRVRMLLEHKPRRVAVRFRRASRQRARHLTGQLERIASVLRISTQDVHLVLDEGFVDHVDGRRVGELVDVALTVGEHHELASGSVLSGSTPPTRVNYETHVRERPEVHLWRAVNDGCDRELGYGDYGVVHPEPPPDTKGYGWPNPYLHYTIPDGTLSIARRILGRGRGGRPPIGAAEQHFLEVADELVHHPEFAGADFSWGDRYIHNCRSSPTPAVGTSSKWISMATSHHLAHLSRRRDAPSGPASAR